Genomic segment of Thermococcus sp.:
TGTTCCCCGGAAAGGAAATCGTCTTTCCCAAGGAGCACATAGGGCCGGAGCTTCAGCCGGTCGCGAGGCAGCTCCACGGCGTTGAGGACATAATAGAGCTGATAAGGTGGGCCATGAAGGCCGAGGAGATAGCGGCGAAGTTCTACGCCGAGCTTGAGGACATGGTTGACACCGAGGAGAAGAAGAGGCTCATGCGCTACCTCAGCGACATGGAGTGGGGCCACTACTACAACCTCAAGGCCGAGTATGAACTCCTCCTCGACTGGGCCATGTACAGCCAGATGATGAACGTCGGGCCGTGAAGACCGCTCTCACCCGTTTTTAACTTCTTGTTACACAATCGAGTTCGTATTTCGAACAACCTGGAAATTCTTATAACTTTTTGTGCCGTGTAAAAAGAAGGGCAAAAGTATGAAAGATACCATCCTCCTCTTAATCCTAACGGTTAAAATTACCACAGGGCTTGCTTTTTTGGCAGTTTACTTCAGGGGACACAGGAAGTCCGCCCTCTACCTTTCTTTGGGATGGCTGGCGAGTGCAACTCTTCCAGCCAACATTTCCTCGAGTATTGGGGTGGATATCAACCCCCTGCTCATGGGGGCCGCAACCGCCCTGACGCTTTTGGGGATACTCCACCTCATCACCGAGGAAACGGAAGTTTCAACCCCCCGGATGGTCTGGTATTCCCTGCCCAGCCTTCCATTGGTGTACGGTTTAATCGAGAGCATAGCAAAGGTAAGCCCGGGCGGAACTTACGTCGTTTCCGGGACCCTGCTTGCGATAGGTGGTGCCGTCTTGGTGGAGATTCTGTCCTCGTATTACAAATCGAGGGCACAGCTCTTTGGCATCGCGATTTTTCTTGCGGGTGTGATGAGCATGCTGTATCCACTCGTTTATTCTAACGGCTTCATAAATGAGGAGCAGGCCGTGTACATCTCCTCCGGTATCGCGGCATTCATGGCTTACGCCTACTACGAACTGATATACAGCGAGAGGTTTCTCGATTCCGGCAGGTTTGGGAACGGGGGGTCAGCAAGGCTGTCCCTCTCACGTGGGGTCATCGTAACGACACCGGAGGAGTTTAGGGGCATGAGTGAATCCCTGACGGACTACCCCGTGCTTGCATTCCACCGGACAATGGAACCCGTTGATGGGTGGATATGCT
This window contains:
- a CDS encoding DUF835 domain-containing protein is translated as MKDTILLLILTVKITTGLAFLAVYFRGHRKSALYLSLGWLASATLPANISSSIGVDINPLLMGAATALTLLGILHLITEETEVSTPRMVWYSLPSLPLVYGLIESIAKVSPGGTYVVSGTLLAIGGAVLVEILSSYYKSRAQLFGIAIFLAGVMSMLYPLVYSNGFINEEQAVYISSGIAAFMAYAYYELIYSERFLDSGRFGNGGSARLSLSRGVIVTTPEEFRGMSESLTDYPVLAFHRTMEPVDGWICYRISTVEGSKTISPTSLYRITQISSQYFREARKMGKHGVIVLETPEFLKLYNDFKSVLKLLSTLKDLAYLSNGSLVVITTKEVWGKEEWNYLLRILE
- a CDS encoding ferritin family protein; this translates as MVPPELEEGLPLEKVKDFSLEELLGMAVKAEIGARKFYESLAERIDIQELKNKIEWLAGEEKKHEELLRKIYANMFPGKEIVFPKEHIGPELQPVARQLHGVEDIIELIRWAMKAEEIAAKFYAELEDMVDTEEKKRLMRYLSDMEWGHYYNLKAEYELLLDWAMYSQMMNVGP